A genomic stretch from Maniola hyperantus chromosome 22, iAphHyp1.2, whole genome shotgun sequence includes:
- the LOC117992993 gene encoding E3 ubiquitin-protein ligase SH3RF1-like, which translates to MDEGLLNDLLECSVCLERLDTSSRVLPCQHTFCLKCLKVIVESHKELRCPECRVLVEVKVEELPPNVLLMRILEGMKNSAPRKISGPRVRSGHSQTQAQLQCLRSEGKQPPPHARAMYDYISKELGDLSFKKGETVILQKKLDPFWYHGECSGRTGMFPITYVQVVVPLPVSTALCKALYDFRMSAPDEEGCLAFDKGAIITVHRRVDENWAEGRLDQRVGIFPIAFVELNQAARQLMNTAPLNRPVPALPDHTRAGHSEHRHHAQHPHRYQPMSISTPNAGQANYQNIATMSQSHPNPTYHPAHPTTTQPTQILIPQPVNQHISTITHSGLVTTTAVPRNIMEPSSKHSLDLIHFTNMHNKTHQLSTMAVQSVSRIGENYDRLRTAKFDNYNSTPVHKLDTTYQNVRTHEHFPVTSVSFTNNSSDSSSSVNTPSGVISSTTTPNTSSDTSTCESAEPSLPSSPDNADRTNVLPTNAQNAQITQSMETDTQEAQDTSLNTSLGVLNLNESSTATNTSLNVSLPPSESPKLNASGGSNSSPNQVENQETSTNSEPSRLEVPTSSKNVLRSSGPDSILTFGLGLQAALSPSHSKEGNYMVRGHRDHHHREREKRHSLTPSTHLQGNHTQNRHSAEILATSLLDHATDRERERPERERERRRRRSRSNERPLPAAYIALYPYKPQKPDELELKKGGVYTVTERCRDGWFKGCCERVQRCGVFPGNYVAPLTPLQPLQPRIKHEKSVSATASVKPTAAVAASGSSAGTALAPPDAPPRATSPLLTTVQPLTYPWNTPLQAQQSTPRSEKSKEKSKAEKSSISTGVSLMKRLAAMKKCKSPPPAGYSMDNPVFDDGPSTSLVLPSQPHHVRSGSCPSQLLRALPAPLAAHSAAHAALAARARHHDQRSHSRGSAESGEWAGHRKSASLDVTARRERHHSQPVKEKFRCIVPYPPNSEYELELKVDDIVVVCKKRGDGWYKGTLQRTGRTGLFPASFVQSVPSD; encoded by the exons ATGGATGAGGGTCTACTCAATGACCTACTGGAGTGCTCAGTGTGCCTGGAGCGGCTCGACACTTCCTCCAGGGTGCTGCCGTGTCAGCATACCTTCTGCTTGAAATGCCTCAAG GTGATAGTGGAATCCCACAAGGAACTGCGATGTCCGGAGTGCCGGGTGCTGGTGGAGGTGAAGGTGGAGGAGCTGCCTCCGAACGTGCTCCTCATGAGGATCCTCGAGGGCATGAAGAACTCCGCGCCCAGGAAGATCAGCGGACCCAGAGTTAGGAGTGGCCACTCACAG ACGCAGGCGCAGCTGCAGTGTTTGCGTTCGGAAGGCAAGCAGCCCCCGCCGCACGCCCGAGCCATGTACGACTACATATCTAAGGAGTTAGG TGACCTCTCCTTCAAAAAAGGCGAGACCGTCATCCTACAGAAGAAGTTAGACCCGTTCTGGTACCATGGCGAGTGTTCAGGCCGGACCGGCATGTTTCCCATCACCTATGTGCAG GTGGTTGTGCCTCTACCAGTGTCCACTGCACTATGTAAAGCGTTGTACGACTTCCGCATGTCGGCGCCCGATGAAGAGGGGTGCTTAGCATTTGATAaag gTGCAATTATAACGGTGCACCGTCGAGTGGACGAGAACTGGGCGGAAGGACGTCTCGACCAGCGGGTGGGCATATTCCCCATCGCCTTCGTCGAGCTCAACCAGGCGGCTAGACAGCTTATGAACAC ggCGCCTTTAAATCGACCTGTTCCAGCTTTACCAGACCACACAAGGGCTGGTCACTCCGAACATAGGCATCACGCTCAG CATCCCCACAGATACCAGCCGATGTCCATCTCAACCCCAAACGCGGGCCAAGCCAACTACCAGAACATAGCAACCATGAGCCAATCCCACCCCAACCCCACCTACCACCCAGCCCACCCCACAACCACGCAACCCACCCAAATACTCATCCCGCAACCTGTCAACCAGCACATCTCAACTATAACCCACAGTGGCCTGGTTACAACCACAGCCGTGCCCAGAAACATTATGGAACCAAGCAGTAAACATTCGTTAGACCTAATACATTTCACCAACATGCATAATAAAACCCACCAATTAAGTACCATGGCAGTCCAAAGTGTTTCACGTATAGGGGAGAACTACGATAGACTCCGTACAGCCAAATTCGATAACTATAACTCCACCCCCGTACATAAACTAGATACAACATATCAAAATGTCCGAACACACGAACATTTCCCCGTCACATCAGTCAGTTTTACAAATAACAGTTCGGATTCCAGTTCTAGCGTGAACACACCTTCGGGAGTTATAAGTTCTACGACAACACCTAACACAAGTTCCGATACCAGTACGTGTGAAAGCGCTGAACCTAGCTTACCCAGCTCGCCAGACAATGCTGATCGAACTAATGTATTACCAACGAATGCTCAGAATGCTCAAATTACTCAGTCAATGGAAACAGACACTCAAGAAGCTCAGGATACGTCTCTAAACACTTCATTAGGAGTGCTAAATCTTAATGAAAGTTCAACAGCGACTAATACTTCGCTAAACGTTAGTTTACCGCCGTCAGAAAGTCCAAAATTGAATGCATCAGGCGGGAGTAACTCTTCACCGAACCAAGTAGAAAATCAAGAAACTTCAACCAATAGTGAGCCTTCTAGACTTGAAGTGCCGACGTCTAGTAAAAACGTCTTGAGGTCTAGTGGTCCGGAttcgattttgacgtttggtttGGGGTTGCAAGCTGCACTGTCACCGTCCCATAGTAAAGAGGGGAACTATATGGTTAGAGGGCATAGGGATCATCACCATAGAGAGAGGGAGAAAAGGCATAGTTTGACACCTTCTACGCATTTGCAAGGGAATCATACCCAAAATAG GCACTCGGCCGAAATTTTAGCAACAAGTCTCCTAGACCACGCGACAGATAGAGAGCGAGAGAGGCCGGAGAGAGAAAGAGAAAGGCGTAGGAGAAGATCGCGCAGCAACGAGAGACCTCTACCGGCGGCTTATATCGCTCTATACCCCTACAAACCACAGAAACCTGATGAACTGGAGCTGAAGAAAGGag GTGTATACACAGTAACGGAGAGATGCAGAGACGGATGGTTCAAGGGATGCTGCGAGCGTGTCCAGAGATGCGGCGTGTTTCCCGGCAACTACGTGGCGCCGCTCACCCCTCTGCAACCCTTACAGCCGCGGATCAAACATGAAAag AGCGTATCGGCAACGGCGAGCGTCAAGCCCACGGCAGCGGTGGCCGCGAGCGGCTCGAGCGCCGGCACCGCTCTCGCGCCGCCCGACGCGCCGCCCCGAGCCACCAGCCCGCTCCTCACTACTG tgCAACCTTTGACGTATCCGTGGAATACTCCCTTACAAGCACAACAAAGCACGCCAAGATCTGAAAAG TCTAAAGAGAAGTCGAAAGCGGAGAAATCTTCAATATCGACGGGCGTGAGTCTCATGAAGCGCCTGGCAGCCATGAAGAAGTGTAAATCGCCCCCTCCGGCGGGGTACAGCATGGACAACCCCGTGTTCGACGACGGCCCCTCCACCTCGCTCGTGCTGCCCAGCCAGCCGCATCACGTGCG GTCGGGCTCGTGCCCCTCGCAGCTGCTGCGCGCGCTGCccgcgccgctcgccgcgcACTCCGCCGCGCACGCCGCGCTCGCCGCGCGCGCTCGGCACCACGACCAGCGCTCGCACAG TAGGGGTTCCGCAGAAAGTGGCGAGTGGGCGGGGCACAGGAAGTCTGCGTCACTCGACGTCACGGCGCGCAGAGAGAGACACCACTCGCAACCCGTGAAAGAGAA GTTTCGCTGCATCGTCCCGTACCCGCCCAACTCGGAATACGAGTTGGAGCTGAAGGTGGACGATATCGTCGTCGTGTGCAAGAAACGCGGCGACGGCTGGTACAAG